Genomic segment of Methanobacterium spitsbergense:
AAATTTTACAGATTAAGTGGTTACAAAATTGATATAAAAGTGCAGGGGATGGGATTCGAACCCACGTAGGCCTACGCCAGAGGATCTTAAGTCCACCCCCTTTGGCCAGCTCGGGCACCCCTGCATACAAACGAAGTTAGTTTACATCATATATTAAGTTAACGGTTTCACTAAAGATAAATCAATTTATTACCTTTCAAAGCCAAATTTCAGAGATTAAACTTAAAATAATATATTTTAAAATATTAAATATTAGTTCTAACCAAACAAAAAAGTGTTATTATCTATAAATATTACTTTATCCCCATATATTCTCTTTGATATCAATTTAATTGCATTAAATAAACTTAATAAGGATTTAAGATAAAAACATAAGATATATAAGAATCTTATACCAATAAATAACTATATTGAACTTATTAAAGGTGATCAGAATGGATATCTTATCAGAAAATTGTGGATATTGTGGTTGCTGTGTAGGAGTATGTCCGGAAAATGTTCTTGAATTGGAAGAAAGTAAATTGCATATTAAAGAAGGATGCGCTGAATGCGGAAACTGTGTAATTGTGTGTCCTCTTGGAGCACTGATCATTGGAGGTAGCCAATGAAAAAATTGGAATATGATGTTGTGGTAGTTGGTGGACGAGTAGGAGGTTCAACTGCATCCTTATTCGCGTCAAAATCCGATGTTGACGTCCTTATGATTGAGAAAAGGCAAGAAATTGGAAGTCCTGTACAATGTGCAGAAGGTGTAACATATAACACATTTGAAACCCTTGAAATAAAGCCATCTGAAAGATACATTCGTTCAAGAATTAAAGGTGCATACATTAATGCACCAGATGGGAGAAGGATCAAATATGATGGAGATATTGCTGAAGGGATGGTTATAGATCGTAAAATATTTGATAAAGAACTTGCAATAGAGTCTGCAAAAGCAGGAACAGACATTATGGTTAAAACAACTGCTAAAGATTTAATAATAAAAGATCAAAAGGTCTGTGGTGTTATTGCAAAACACTTGGGAGAAACAATTGAAATAAGCGCCGATGTAGTGATAGCTGCTGATGGTATTGAATCTAATATGGCCAGATTAGCAGGCATTGAAACCCATCACAACCCCGATCTGATCTGTTCTTGTGCCCAATACGAGATGGTAGGAATGGATGTTGATCCTGGAGTCTTAGAATTTTACTTTGGGGAAAAAATTGCACCAGGAGGATACTTATGGATATTTCCTAAAGGAGATGGTATTGCAAATGTTGGAGTGGGTATTCGAAGTTCAGTTGAAACTGCTATCAACTATCTTAACAAATATGTTTCTGATTTAGATGCAACTCCTGTAGAACTAAATATTGGAGGAGTACCTGTTTCAGGACCAATAGATAAAACATATACAGATGGATTTTTAGTCGTTGGTGATGCAGCAGGACAGGTAGACCCGATTACTGGCGGTGGAATCCATCCCACAATCTCATGTGCAAGGATTGCTGGAGAGATTGCAGCAGAAGCCGTACAAAATAATGACTATTCATCAGAATTCTTAAAGAGCTACCATAAAAAATGGCGAGATGAAATAGGTGAAACCCTTGATCAATCTGTTAAATATCGTAGAATGGCAGATAAACTAAATGATAATGATATGAATGCACTTGCAGAATTTATTGAAACTCAAGATCTGGAAGCTATATCTAAGATATCTGTACTAAAATTTGTTGGAAAACATCCCAATCTTATGAAGCTCTTAACAGAGCTATTATAATCCATTCTATTTCTTTTTAAAAAATTAATCCAAAATAGTTTCAATTTAAGTGGTTACTACAATAGATAAATCCTAAATTATTTATCCATAAAAGAATACATATTAAGTATAAAGAGATCATTATGAACTTTAATATCTTGAAGGATGTGAACAACACTGATGGATTCTAAAGAACAAGAGTTTAAACCTAATATAGATGATCTAGAAGCCAAAAAAGATATTAAGGGTTTAATTAAAGCCCTCAAACATGAAGATCATATTGTTAGGAAGCAAGCTGCAGTATCACTTAAAAAGGTAGGTAATGAAAGTGCAGTTGAAGCTCTTATTGAAGCACTTAACTATGAAAAATGGGAAGACAAATATACAGTATTAATAGCTGTTAGAGAAAATGCAGCAGAAGCTCTAGGAAAAATTGGAGATAAAAGAGCTATTGAACCTTTAATAAAAGCTTTATTCGAAGACACAGATGAAGAGGTAAGGTGGAAAGCTGCAGCAGCACTTGGAAAGATTGGAGACCCTCTTGCAGTGGAACCATTGATACATGCCCTTAATGATAAAAGCTGGACAGTACGAAGGAATGTTACAATATCGCTAGGAGATCTTGGTGATGAAAGAGCTTTTGATTTTATATTAAAATCCATGAATGACAAAGATTGGCATGTAAGGAAGTATGCCGCTGTTGCACTTGGAAAAATTGGGGATGAAAGAGCAATAGATCCCCTTATGAAAGCTTTAAATGATGAAGATGGTGATGTGAGATGGAAATCTATTATTGCCCTGGGAAATATAGGTACTTCTGCTGTTGAACCATTATTAAAAGCCTTTGAGACTGATAATTGGCAGACAAAATCAAGGGTTGCCGAAGTACTTGGAAAAATTGGAGATAAAAGAGCAGTAAGTCCATTAATTCAAACACTAAACAATAAAAATCAGAACAAATATGTTCGAGGCCGTATTATAGAAGCTCTTGGGAAAATAGGAGATGAAAGGGCAGTGGAACCATTGATTAAAGCTCTTGATGATAAATATATTTATGTAAGACTCAAAGCTGAAAATGCTCTTGATACAATTAAAACCAAAGGTACAGGATCATGGATTGTGCACTATGAAAATGGAGAAATTTCATTTGATTACCCTCATAGCTGGGAGATAATTGAAACAACAGATGAAAAAAAAGTTATTAAAGGAGGGGTTGCTAACAATGCAATAAACTTCTCAATTAACAGACTTGAAGAGGCAGAGGATATCAAAGTGGAAGAGTTTTCAGGTATATTGAAAAATGTATTCTTGATGCAAAACAGCAAGATCATATCAGAAATGGAATTCAAAGCCAAGGATATGGATGCTATCATATTAGTGGGTGAAAATCCACATAAGGTATCCCTTACAAAAATAATGATAATTGCTTTTAAAAAGAAGGATTTATTATTTTATTTATGGTTTGCTGGGGAACATGAAAATTTCGAACTTTTCAACGAAGAC
This window contains:
- a CDS encoding 4Fe-4S binding protein, with protein sequence MDILSENCGYCGCCVGVCPENVLELEESKLHIKEGCAECGNCVIVCPLGALIIGGSQ
- a CDS encoding HEAT repeat domain-containing protein → MDSKEQEFKPNIDDLEAKKDIKGLIKALKHEDHIVRKQAAVSLKKVGNESAVEALIEALNYEKWEDKYTVLIAVRENAAEALGKIGDKRAIEPLIKALFEDTDEEVRWKAAAALGKIGDPLAVEPLIHALNDKSWTVRRNVTISLGDLGDERAFDFILKSMNDKDWHVRKYAAVALGKIGDERAIDPLMKALNDEDGDVRWKSIIALGNIGTSAVEPLLKAFETDNWQTKSRVAEVLGKIGDKRAVSPLIQTLNNKNQNKYVRGRIIEALGKIGDERAVEPLIKALDDKYIYVRLKAENALDTIKTKGTGSWIVHYENGEISFDYPHSWEIIETTDEKKVIKGGVANNAINFSINRLEEAEDIKVEEFSGILKNVFLMQNSKIISEMEFKAKDMDAIILVGENPHKVSLTKIMIIAFKKKDLLFYLWFAGEHENFELFNEDIDFIVDSFHIQNS
- a CDS encoding NAD(P)/FAD-dependent oxidoreductase → MKKLEYDVVVVGGRVGGSTASLFASKSDVDVLMIEKRQEIGSPVQCAEGVTYNTFETLEIKPSERYIRSRIKGAYINAPDGRRIKYDGDIAEGMVIDRKIFDKELAIESAKAGTDIMVKTTAKDLIIKDQKVCGVIAKHLGETIEISADVVIAADGIESNMARLAGIETHHNPDLICSCAQYEMVGMDVDPGVLEFYFGEKIAPGGYLWIFPKGDGIANVGVGIRSSVETAINYLNKYVSDLDATPVELNIGGVPVSGPIDKTYTDGFLVVGDAAGQVDPITGGGIHPTISCARIAGEIAAEAVQNNDYSSEFLKSYHKKWRDEIGETLDQSVKYRRMADKLNDNDMNALAEFIETQDLEAISKISVLKFVGKHPNLMKLLTELL